Below is a window of Fibrobacter sp. UWB10 DNA.
TTCGTCGAGGAACGATACCTTCGGATCCAAAATAGCCATCTGCAGAATTTCGTTGCGCTTCTTTTCGCCACCGCTAAAGCCGTCGTTCACGCCGCGGTCACGGTAACGGTCATCCATTTCGAGCATGGCCATCTTTTCTTCGCAGAGTTTCTTGAAGTCTGCATCGGCGAGCGGTTCGAGCCCGAGGTAGGCGCGCTTGGAGTTGAGCGCCATCTGCAAGAATTCCACGTTGTTCACGCCCGGAATTTCGGTCGGATACTGCGTGCTGATGAACAGGCCGGAATTGGCGCGGTCGCAAATTTCCATCGAAAGCAGGTCCTTGCCATCGAGCGTCACGGAGCCGTCATTCACGGTGTAGGCGGGGTGGCCTGCAATCACCTTCGAAAGCGTACTTTTGCCGGAACCGTTGGGGCCCATAATGGCATGGACTTCGCCCGGTTTGACTT
It encodes the following:
- the sufC gene encoding Fe-S cluster assembly ATPase SufC; this translates as MLSIKNLKASIEDGTQILKGINLEVKPGEVHAIMGPNGSGKSTLSKVIAGHPAYTVNDGSVTLDGKDLLSMEICDRANSGLFISTQYPTEIPGVNNVEFLQMALNSKRAYLGLEPLADADFKKLCEEKMAMLEMDDRYRDRGVNDGFSGGEKKRNEILQMAILDPKVSFLDETDSGLDIDALRIVAHGINQIMSPEKAVILVTHYQRLLDYIKPTYVHVLRHGKIILSGGPELALKLEEQGYDWIEEN